The Prevotella herbatica genome contains the following window.
GAAGAAGACTGATTGCATAAAGGTTGGTGATGCTGTACTTGCCGAAATATTACCACATAAATTTGTGTTACATAGAATTGTAAAAATAAACAATGACGCAATAACACTCAGAGGTGATGGTAATCTTAGTGATGAGCATTGCCATAGAAACGATATATTAGGAACGGCAATTGGTTTTTACAGAAAAGGAAGGAACAGAGTTGACAGTACTGACGGAATGAAATGGAAAGTGTATTCGTTTATTTGGATGAGCTTATACCCTATCAGACGTTACTTGCTGGCTTTTTATAGGAGAATTTGGATAAAACTATTTGGAATAGCATAACAATATAATAAACAGATGAAGACAAAAAAAGGATTTAATCTTCGCCAGATATGTGGAGAGAATGTAATTATCGCCGAAGGTGAAGAAAATATAGATTTCAGTAACATCATTAGTATGAATGAAAGTTCAGCTTATCTTTGGAAAAATATACAGGATAAGGATTTCTCTGAAGATGAACTTGTTAAACTATTGACTGATGAATATGAAGTAGATGAGGTTACCGCAAAATCAGACGTTAACTGTTTAGTGAAGTCTTGGCTTGATGCTGGAATAATAGAATAAAAGAATAATGGGCAAGAAATTTAATTCCTGCCCATTTTATTATTTAAGGTGTTCTGTAAACCAATTTGTTATTTGTCTTAGCAAATGGGTCCTGGTGTTTCCACCACTTATACCATGATTCCTGTTCGTATAGAAATTCTCTTTAAAGTCTTTGTCTACTTGAACTAACGCCTCAGAATATTCTATTGTGTTTTGTGGATGAACATTGTCGTCTGCAAGACCGTGACATATAAGTAATGCACCATGAAGATTATTAGCACGTTCTATTGGATTTGTTGCATATCCTTGTGCGTTTTCCTTTGGTGTTCTCATATAGCGCTCTGTATATATTGTGTCATAGAAGTGCCAGTTTGTTGGTGGTGCTACAGCAACACCGGCTGCGAATACAGGAGTCCCCTCACTCATTGACATTAAAGTATTAAATCCTCCAAAGCTCCAGCCCCAGATGCCAATCTTATTTTTATCTACATATTCTTGTTTGCCCAACCATAGTGCTGTTTCAACTTGATCTTTAGATTCCAATTCGCCAATTTTAAGATAGGTACATTTCTCAAAATCAGAGCCTCTACCGCCAGTACCGCGACCATCAACACATACAATGATAAATCCTTGCTGTGCTAAATACTGATCAAATGCACCGCCATTTCCCATAGAACCTGCACTCCATGAATTTAAAACCTGTTGGCTTCCAGGACCACTATACTGGAACATTATTACAGGATACTTTTTGCTCTTATCAAAGTTAGCTGGTTTAACCATCCAACCGTCAAGTTTTACGCCTTCAGATGTTGTGAATGAAAACTCTTCACGTGGTGTGAAACCATATTCCTTTATCTTTTCTTTTAGTCCGCTGTTGGTAACAGGAGTTGATATGATTCTTCCATCATTATTTCTAATCGTGAAAACATAAGGAGTATTGTAATTCCCCCATGTATTCAAGAAATATTTATAATCACCAGAGAAAATAGCAGAGTTATATCCAGCTGCATCAGTCAGTCTTTCTATTTTACCGTTCTTTTTTGAAACATATATCTGTCTGTCATGTGGGTTAAGGGCTGCTGCCTGATAATACACATCACCTGATGATTCGTCAAATCCATAAACGCTTGTTATATCATAATTTCCATTACCAATTTTGCGTAGCAAACTGCCATTCATGCTATATTGGTATAGGTGCATATAACCATCACGATCACTTGGGAAAATTATAGAATTCTTACCTATAATAATATCTTCCATCGCCTCTTCCTTGACATACTTATCTGTCTTTTCTTTTATCAAAAGTTGTGATGTCGTTGTGCGTGGATTTACGCTATATAGATTCAGCTCGTCTTGATGACGATTCATTGTGAAAACAATAATCTTCTCTGCTTCAGTCGTTGGTTTGATTCTTGGTATATATCCGTCTGGATTTAGAGGAACTTGAAGTTTGTTCGTTTTATGACTACTTATATTGTAACTCCAAACAGATACTATAGAGTTATCTTCTCCTGCTTTTGGATATTTATATGAATATATACTAGGATAAACAGAATTTCTGTCAAGACTTGGGGCTTCTCCTTTATATAATTCCAATGGATATTGTTTTACTCTACTCTCATCATATTTTACCCAGCAGAGCATCTTGCTGTCAGCAGTGAAGCATAAAGATTTATTTGTAGAAAACTCTTCTTCGTTTACCCAATCAGGTACGCCATTGATAATCTCGTTAAATTTTCCATCCTTCGTAATCTGGCTTTCAGCGTTTCCATATAACAGTTTTACAAGGAAGATATTATTATCTCTCACGAATGCAATCTGCTGTCCGTCAGGTGACCAAGTCGGTATTTGTTGTGGTCCTCCGTCAGAGAGCTTTTCAAGTTTACGAGTTGCCACATTATATATATAATATACAGCCGTAAAAGAACGTCTGTATATTTTACGAGTATCTGTCTGAATAAGTAAATACTTTGAATCCGGTGATAAAATATATCCGTCAAAGTCCTTGATTTTTTCACCCTGAGTGTTATTCACATCAAACATGACTCCTGTTTGCTTTCCATTTTTGAAAGAGTAAGTCAGAATCTGCTTCTTGTTTTCGCTAATATTAGCGTATTGATCTGTTCCTGGAAGTGGATTTACGCCTGTAACATACTCTGGTGAAAAGGTGTTTCCTGTAACATCTTTCAGTGTTATTATCTTATTAGCATTCATTTGAGATGAAGCAAAAAGTAAAGATATACACATTACAAAAAATTTCTTCATAAGATGAAAATTAAGTGTTTAAAATTTGAATACAAAATTAATGAAAAAATATCTATTATACGCTAGCAATGACTAAAAACAAAACAAATATTTTATAATATTCGTATTTTTGTTACTAATTAGCAGCAAAATAAAGTAAAAGTAATAATACATGGACTTTTTTTTCATATCTTTGCAGCATGAATGGATATTATAATGATTTTTCTACTTGGATAAAAACAGTATTACCATATAAGGTACAAAAAATAAGTATAGATGCTGGCTTTTCATGCCCAAACAGAGATGGTAGAATCAGCTATGGAGGTTGTGTGTTTTGTGATAATAAAACATTTAATCCATCCTATTGTAATCCAGAAAAAACAATATCTCAGCAGATAAAAGAGGGAAAAGAATTCTTTAGGAGTAAGTATCCAGACATGAAATATTTAGCATATTTTCAAGCCTTTACAAATACTTACGCGCCGCTTGACGAGTTAAAGAAAATGTATCTTGAAGCTTTGGAAACTGAAGATGTTGTGGGAATAGTGATTGGTACCCGTCCAGACTGCGTTAGCGATGAATTACTTGATTTTCTTGAAGAACTAAAAGAACGCACTTTCGTTATAGTTGAATATGGTATTGAGAGTGCAAATGATAAAACTCTTAAGGATATAAACAGAGGACATGACTTTGAATGTAGTTGCAAAGCTATACAGCGGACACATGAACATGGAATATTATGCTGTGGTCATGTAATACTTGGTTTGCCTGGTGAAGATGTTCAGGAATGCTTGAAGCAAGCCAGAAAAATTTCGCAACTTCCAATAGATATTCTTAAAATTCATCAGCTACAAGTAATAAAAGGAACAAAACTAGCAACGCAGTATGCTGAAAAACAGTTTAAAGTTTATAGCGTTGATGAATATATACAATTATTAGCAGAGTATATTCGTAATCTTAATCCAAATATTGTGTTGGAACGCTTTGTCAGCCAGTCACCAGCAGATATGCTTATAGCACCGAAATGGGGTCTGAAAAATTATGAATTTACAAACCTTTTTATGAATTATCTAAAGGAAAATAACATTAAGCAAGGCGATTCTATTTAACCGTTATATGAAAACATCCTTGATGAACTTCATATTTGATGTGGCAGCGATTTTGCTCACGCATATCATTGAGAACTTCGCTTAAGACCCATTTCAAGGTGTCATTTCTTACTTTGCGTCTATTCTCCCCTGGTGCTTCTACTGTTTTGTATCTGTTGTAACAAACGTCTACTGTTGTTCCATAAAGGTGACAACTATTTTGTGTAGCGTTACCATTATGACTTCTTAATTTTTGAACATCAGACTTTGAACGCATGACACTAGTTATTATAATTTTATGCAGCGGTATCCTTTTAACTTGCAGTGAATCAAAGAAGTTACGGGCAATATCTTGAAGTAAAACTGCAGCACGTGGAACAAGGTAAGGAATACTTGATTTCAAGTTGTCTACATAATAATATGGATTGCTACCAATATAAACAAGTTCGCCAATACGTTGTTCAGCTTCGTTGCGATTCTGAACTGGATTTACTCCATATTTCTTTGCCGAAATTAATTGTACGTCATTCTGATCAGGGAAGGCTATTCCAAAATTAGGAACACTATATATTTTATTTTTCACCAAAGAACCATCTTTATTAAAGAATTTAGAAGCTACTGGTATCTTTAGTGAAAATTCATCCGTCTTTTCAATAGATTTATTAGCTGATTCTGTAGGTTTATTGCATGAACTATCTGACTTTGATACACTAATATGTGTTTTTACAACATTTGGAAACGAGCATCTTATTATGCCTAAAAACACAACAATAATGCCAAAACCCTGTAAAAATCTATTCTTGGATATCTTCATGATTTTATAAACTTCATTTTTAGTCATGCAAAGATATACTAAATATTTGGTAATCTCAAAAAAAAACAATAATTTTGCACCTAAAATTTAAGTATCTCACACTTTGATAGAGAAGCATATAGTTTTGGAAGAAATTGACCCTGTAGTCTTCTATGGCGTCAATAATAGTCATTTACAGATGATTAAATCACTATTCCCCAAACTCAGAATCGTTGCACGTGATAATGTAATAAGGGTTTTAGGAGATGAGGAGGAAATGGCTAAAATCGAAGAAGACATTGAAACTATGCGTCTGCATGTTTTGAAATTCAATTCAATCACAGACGAAGATATCCTTGATATTATAAAAGGAAAGAAAACCAAGGCAGAAGCAACCAAGGATGTATTAGTTTACAATATATCTGGTCGCCCTATTAAGAGCCGTTCAGAAAATCAACAAAAACTTATTGACGCATTTGAGAAGACCGATATGACATTTGCTGTTGGTCCTGCAGGAACTGGTAAAACCTATCTCAGTATAGCTTTAGCAGTAAAGGCGTTGAAAGAAAAGACAGCAAAGAAGATTATCTTGAGTCGCCCTGCTGTTGAAGCTGGAGAAAAACTTGGTTTCCTTCCAGGTGATATGAAAGATAAGATAGATCCATATTTACAACCCCTGTATGATGCATTGGAAGATATGATTCCTACTGCAAAATTGCAGGAAATGATGGAAAAACATATCATTCAGATTGCTCCTTTGGCTTTTATGAGGGGCAGAACTTTAAGTGATGCTGTTGTAATCCTTGATGAGGCGCAAAATACAACATCTCAACAGATAAGAATGTTCCTGACCAGAATGGGCTCTAGTACAAGAATGATTATAACTGGAGATATTACGCAGATAGACTTACCTAGAGATCAAAGAAGTGGACTTAAGGAAGCACTGAAGATTCTTGAACATGTTGATGGTATTAGTATAGTGAATCTTACCCAAAAAGATATTGTCAGACATAAACTTGTTACTCGCATTGTGAATGCCTATGACAAATTTGATAAGGCAAAGGAAAAAGAAAGGGAAGAAAACAATATTAAGAGAGCACAAAGACGTGAACACTTTAATGATGAGGAAGAGTTTGCGATATTTGAAAAGATTGATAACGATATTAATTAATAATTAAAATGAAGGCTTTAACTAAAACTGATTTCCGTTTCGATGGACAGAAGAGTGTTTACCACGGCAAAGTTCGTGACGTTTACAACATCAATGATGACCTTATGGTCATGGTTGCAACAGACAGAATTTCGGCATTTGACGTCGTCCTGCCAAAAGGTATTCCTTTTAAAGGACAAGTGTTAAACCAGATAGCTGCAAAATTTCTTGATGCAACTAGTGATATCTGTCCAAATTGGAAACTTGCTACACCAGACCCAATGGTTACAGTAGGACTTAAATGTGAAGGATTTCGTGTTGAAATGATTATCCGTTCTATTCTTACAGGAAGTGCATGGCGTTCTTATAGTGAAGGATGCAGAGAACTTTGCGGAGTAAAACTTCCAGACGGAATGAAGGAAAATCAATATTTCCCAGAGCCAATCGTTACTCCTACTACAAAAGCTGACGAGGGTCATGATATGAATATCTCAAAAGAGGAAATTATCTCTCAGGGTATTGTCTCTAAAGAAGATTATGAAGTAATGGAAGACTACACTAAAAAACTATTTAAGCGTGGTCAGGAAATTGCTAAAAAACAAGGACTTATTCTTGTTGATACAAAATATGAATTCGGAAAGCGTGATGGTAAGGTTTATTTGATTGATGAGATTCATACTCCAGATTCAAGCCGTTACTTTTATGCTGATGGATATGAGAGAAAATTCAATGCAGGAGAACCACAGAAACAACTTTCTAAAGAGTTTGTTCGTCAATGGCTTATCGAACATAATTTCATGAACGAGCCTGGTCAGACTATGCCTGAAATTACTGATGAGTATGCAGAAAGTGTTAGCCAGAGATACATTGAACTTTATGAGCATATTACTGGTGAAAAGCTTGATAAGACAACAGAATCTGGGGATATTGCAGCTAGAATTGAGAAGAACGTTTCAGAATATCTTAAAATAGCAAAACACTAAATCGCTTAGAATAGATAAGTGGTGTACACAATACTAAATGATGTATAAACAAGAAAAGATAAAGCCTTATGGCAGAGACGATGACAAGGGCAAATTAGTTGAACAGATGTTTGACAATATTGCCCCGACATACGATACTCTGAATCATAGACTCTCATGGGATATAGACAAAGGATGGCGCAAAAAAGCTATAAAGCAGTTGGCCCCTTTCAAACCTATGAACATTTTAGATATAGCAACAGGAACCGGTGACTTTGCAATCTTATCTGCAAAGATGCTGGAGCCTGAAGCTCTTGTCGGAGCTGATATTTCTGAAGGAATGATGAATGTCGGCAGACAAAAAGTCATAAGAGAAGGATTGCAAGATGTTATTTCTTTTAAAAAGGAAGATTGTTTAAACCTTTCTTTTGAGAATGATACATTTGATGCTGTTACTGCATCTTTTGGAATTCGTAATTTCCAAGACTTAGATAAGGGGTTATGCGAAATGTATAGAGTTTTAAAAAAAGGTGGACATCTGAGTATTGTTGAACTCACACAACCTGTAGGTTTCCCTATGCATCAATTATTTAAAATATACTCACATACTATTCTTCCGACTTATGGAAAGTTAATCTCAAAAGATTGTAATGCATACGAATATTTAACAGCAACGATAGAAGCTTTCCCGCAAGGTGAAGTGATGTTGGAAATATTACATAAGGCCGGTTTTGAAGAAGCAAGTTTCAAGCGATTGACATTTGGTATATGTACAATGTATTTCGCTACTAAATAAAAGCTATTATTATTTTTCTTAAACATCACAATATGGATAAATATGGATTAATCGGTATGCCTTTGGGGCACTCATTCTCTATTGGCTATTTCAATGAAAAGTTTGAGAACGAGAAAATCAATGCTAAGTATATCAATTTTGAGATACCTAACATAGAAACCATGCCTGAGATTATAGCAACTAATCCAGAACTGAAAGGACTTAATGTAACGATCCCTTACAAAGAGAAAGTTATCAGTTATCTTGATGATATTAGTCCTGAAGCTAGGGCAATAGGTGCTGTAAATGTTATCCGCATTTCCCATAAGGGTAAGAATACTATTCTAAAGGGTTTTAACAGTGATGTTATTGGGTTCACAAGGAGTATAGAACCTTTAATTGAAAAATGTCATAAGAAGGCATTGGTTCTTGGTACTGGTGGCGCATCAAAGGCTATTAATTATGGCTTGAAGTCTTTAGGACTTGAAACTCTTTTTGTAAGTAGAAGTGAACGCCCTAATGCTATTCAGTACAATAAAATTACTCCAGAACTTATTCAGGAATATAATGTAATAGTGAATTGTACACCATGTGGAATGTATCCACATGCTGATGAATGTCCTGATTTACCGTATGAGTATATGGATAATCATACTCTCTTGTATGATCTCATATATAATCCAGACATGACATTGTTCATGCAAAAAGGGGCGAAACAGGGTGCAACAGTAAAGAATGGTTTAGAAATGCTTTTATTGCAAGCCTTTGCTAGTTGGGAATTTTGGAACGAAGATAGATAAATACTATAAAAATATTATGGATAATAGATATATGATGCGCGGTGTGTCTGCTGCAAAAGAGGATGTTCACAATGCTATCAAAAATATAGATAAGGGAATCTTTCCACAGGCATTCTGTAAAATAATACCTGATATACTAGGTGGAGACCCTGAGTATTGCAATATTATGCATGCTGATGGAGCGGGTACAAAATCGTCGCTAGCATACATGTATTGGAAAGAAACTGGAGACTTGGATGTTTGGAAAGGTATCGCTCAAGATGCAATAGTAATGAATACAGATGATTTACTATGCATTGGCGCTGTAGACAATATTCTTGTATCAAGTACAATTGGAAGAAACAAGATGTTGATTCCTGGTGATTTGATATCTGCTATTATAAACGGTACAGATGACCTTTTAGCAGAAATGCGCAATATGGGCATCGGTATTTATCCAACTGGAGGTGAAACTGCTGATGTTGGCGATCTAGTAAGAACAATTATCGTAGACTCTACTGTAACTTGCAGAATGAAGCGTAGCGATGTTATTGATAATGCGAACATACGCCCAGGAGACGTTATTGTTGGATTGAGCTCTACTGGTCAGGCAACATACGAGAAGAAGTATAATGGCGGTATGGGTAGCAATGGACTTACTAGTGCTAGACATGATGTGTTCTCAAAATATCTTGCAGAAAAATTCCCAGAGAGTTATGACCATGCAGTCCCTGAAGAATTAGTTTTCAGTGGAAAGTATAAATTAACTGATGCTGTTGAGGGTAGTCCTTTAAACGCTGGAGAATTAGTACTCTCTCCTACCCGTACTTATGCGCCAGTTATTAAGAAAATACTTGATAAGCTACGTCCAGAAGTTCACGGTATGGTACATTGTACCGGTGGTGCACAAACCAAAGTATTACATTTCGTAAGCGATAATTGCAAAGTAATTAAAGATAACATGTTCCCTATTCCACCATTATTCAGAGCGATAAAAGAGTGCTCTGGTACTGATTGGAAAGAAATGTATCAAGTTTTCAATATGGGACATAGAATGGAAATATACGTTAAACCTGAATTTGCTGATGAAATAATCAAGATAAGCAAAGAGTTTAACATTGATGCACAAATTGTAGGCCATATTGAAGAAGGAAAGAAGAGCCTGATAATTAAGTCAGAATTCGGAACTTTTGAATATTAAAGTAAAGGTTGCAAAACCTTTAGGATAATATTTCACAAAAAGATAACAACTAATATACATATATGCCAGAAAATAATAGCATACTAGAGAAATTGGACGGACTTGAGAGCCGTTTCGAAGAAGTCAGTACACTTATCACTGATCCTGATGTAATAGCAGATCAATCACGATATGTAAAACTCACAAAGGAATGGAAAGACCTTGGTGACCTAATGAATGCACGTAAGGACTATCTTGCTTGCCTGAATTCTATCAAGGAAGCAAAAGACATTCTTACAAATGAGAACGACGCTGACATGAAAGAAATGGCTCGTGAGGAATTACAAGAAAATGAAACTCTACAACCACAAATTGAAGAGAAAATCAAAATGCTTTTAGTTCCTAAAGACCCTGAAGACGCTAAAAATGTCCAAATGGAAATTAGAGCCGGCGCTGGTGGTGATGAAGCTGCACTATTTGCAGGTGATTTATTCAACATGTATAAGAGATATAGTGATATAAAGGGCTGGAATCTTAGTATTACTGATATCTCTGAAGGTGCTGTCGGTGGATACAAAGAGATAGATTTTGTTATCAGTGGGGCTGATGTTTATGGCACAATGAAATATGAAAGTGGTGTACATCGTGTACAACGTGTGCCATCTACAGAATCTCAAGGTAGAATGCAGACGAGTGCAGCTACTGTTGCAGTGTTGCCAGAAGCAGACAAATTTGAAGTTAACATCAATGAAGGCAACGTTAAATGGGATACATTCCGCTCTAGTGGTGCTGGTGGTCAGAATGTAAACAAGGTTGAATCTGGAGTAAGATTGCGCTATCCTTGGAAAAATCCAAATACAGGCGAAGTAGAAGAAATTCTTATTGAATGTACAGAGACACGTGATCAGCCTAAGAATAAGGAACGTGCTTTAAGTCGTTTGTATACTTTCATCCATGATCGCGAACATCAAAAATACGTAGATGATATTGCTAGCAGAAGAAAAAGCCTTGTATCAACAGGTGACCGTTCTGCAAAAATTCGAACATACAATTTTCCACAGGGACGTGTTACAGATCATCGTATCGGTTTTACAACCCATGACCTTCAGGGATTTCTTGGTGGAAACATTCAAGAGATGATAGATGCCTTAACAGTGGCTGAAAACGCCGAGAAACTTAAGGCCGAAAGTTTGTAAATATAAGAATCAAAAGAGTTACTTATTATGAATAGAACGGATTTAGTAAAGCAGATATTCAATAAAAAAAGTTTTTTGTGTGTAGGCCTTGATGTCGACATAAACAAAATACCTAAACATTTATTGAAAGAAGAAGATCCGATATTTGCTTTTAATAAAGCCATTATTGATGCTACTGCAAAATATTGTGTAGCCTATAAACCAAATCTGGCTTTTTACGAATGCTATGGTATTAAGGGTATGGTTGCTTTTGAGCGCACCATAAGTTATTTAAAGTCAGCATATTCTGACCATTTTATTATAGCAGATGCTAAACGCGGTGATATAGGTAATACTAGCACAATGTATGCTAAAACATTTTTTGAAGAATATAATTTAGATGCTTTAACTGTAGCTCCTTATATGGGTGAAGACAGCGTTAAACCATTTCTAGAATATAAAGATAAATGGGTTATATTATTGGCTCTTACTAGTAATAAGGGAAGCCATGATTTCCAACTTATTGAGGATAAAAATGGTGAAAGACTCTTTGAAAAGGTATTGAGTAAAAGTCAGGAATGGGGAAATGAAGATAATATGATGTATGTTGTTGGTGCAACACAAGGAAAAATGTTTGAAGACATTCGTAAAATTGCACCTAATCATTTCTTGTTGGTTCCTGGTGTCGGTGCTCAAGGAGGTAGTTTGCAGGAAGTATGCCAATATGGAATTATTAAAGATTGTGGATTGCTTGTAAATTCTTCACGTGGTATAATTTTTGCCAGTAACGGTGATGATTATGCAGATGCTGCTGCGGTAAAGGCTCATGATATTCAGCTAGAAATGGCTAACGAACTATCAAAGCTTGCTTAAGTTCATCTTCAGTTAGTACAAAGTGTATTCTATGACGATCACTGCATTAAAAATCAAATAATATCTTAGTTATTAACCATAACTGAATAAAATTTGCTATATTTGCAAAATTATTATAGAATTTGATATATAAATATGGAATTTACAGCAAAACAAATAGCCCAATTTATTCAGGGTAGTATTGAGGGTGATGAAAACGTAACTATCAATACATTTGCAAAAATAGAGGAAGGTGTACCGGGAGCAATCTCATTCCTTTCGAACCCCAAATATACTCATTACATTTATGAAACAAAGTCATCAGTCGTTCTTGTTGATGAAACTTTGATATTAGATAAGCCTGTAGAAGCAACTATAATTCGTGTGGCTAATGCTCGTGATTGCGTAGCTAAGTTATTACAGATGTATGATGCTGCTATGCGCCCTAAAAAGAATGGTATTGATTCTTTAGCTTTTATATCTTCTAAAGCTCAAATTGGCA
Protein-coding sequences here:
- a CDS encoding S24/S26 family peptidase yields the protein MSKDDIETIKKTFSNALLLPEIANILKEGHTVTLILRGYSMRPFLEDNRDKALLKKTDCIKVGDAVLAEILPHKFVLHRIVKINNDAITLRGDGNLSDEHCHRNDILGTAIGFYRKGRNRVDSTDGMKWKVYSFIWMSLYPIRRYLLAFYRRIWIKLFGIA
- a CDS encoding PqqD family protein; this encodes MKTKKGFNLRQICGENVIIAEGEENIDFSNIISMNESSAYLWKNIQDKDFSEDELVKLLTDEYEVDEVTAKSDVNCLVKSWLDAGIIE
- a CDS encoding S9 family peptidase, which translates into the protein MKKFFVMCISLLFASSQMNANKIITLKDVTGNTFSPEYVTGVNPLPGTDQYANISENKKQILTYSFKNGKQTGVMFDVNNTQGEKIKDFDGYILSPDSKYLLIQTDTRKIYRRSFTAVYYIYNVATRKLEKLSDGGPQQIPTWSPDGQQIAFVRDNNIFLVKLLYGNAESQITKDGKFNEIINGVPDWVNEEEFSTNKSLCFTADSKMLCWVKYDESRVKQYPLELYKGEAPSLDRNSVYPSIYSYKYPKAGEDNSIVSVWSYNISSHKTNKLQVPLNPDGYIPRIKPTTEAEKIIVFTMNRHQDELNLYSVNPRTTTSQLLIKEKTDKYVKEEAMEDIIIGKNSIIFPSDRDGYMHLYQYSMNGSLLRKIGNGNYDITSVYGFDESSGDVYYQAAALNPHDRQIYVSKKNGKIERLTDAAGYNSAIFSGDYKYFLNTWGNYNTPYVFTIRNNDGRIISTPVTNSGLKEKIKEYGFTPREEFSFTTSEGVKLDGWMVKPANFDKSKKYPVIMFQYSGPGSQQVLNSWSAGSMGNGGAFDQYLAQQGFIIVCVDGRGTGGRGSDFEKCTYLKIGELESKDQVETALWLGKQEYVDKNKIGIWGWSFGGFNTLMSMSEGTPVFAAGVAVAPPTNWHFYDTIYTERYMRTPKENAQGYATNPIERANNLHGALLICHGLADDNVHPQNTIEYSEALVQVDKDFKENFYTNRNHGISGGNTRTHLLRQITNWFTEHLK
- a CDS encoding TIGR01212 family radical SAM protein (This family includes YhcC from E. coli K-12, an uncharacterized radical SAM protein.) translates to MNGYYNDFSTWIKTVLPYKVQKISIDAGFSCPNRDGRISYGGCVFCDNKTFNPSYCNPEKTISQQIKEGKEFFRSKYPDMKYLAYFQAFTNTYAPLDELKKMYLEALETEDVVGIVIGTRPDCVSDELLDFLEELKERTFVIVEYGIESANDKTLKDINRGHDFECSCKAIQRTHEHGILCCGHVILGLPGEDVQECLKQARKISQLPIDILKIHQLQVIKGTKLATQYAEKQFKVYSVDEYIQLLAEYIRNLNPNIVLERFVSQSPADMLIAPKWGLKNYEFTNLFMNYLKENNIKQGDSI
- a CDS encoding DUF5715 family protein, whose translation is MKISKNRFLQGFGIIVVFLGIIRCSFPNVVKTHISVSKSDSSCNKPTESANKSIEKTDEFSLKIPVASKFFNKDGSLVKNKIYSVPNFGIAFPDQNDVQLISAKKYGVNPVQNRNEAEQRIGELVYIGSNPYYYVDNLKSSIPYLVPRAAVLLQDIARNFFDSLQVKRIPLHKIIITSVMRSKSDVQKLRSHNGNATQNSCHLYGTTVDVCYNRYKTVEAPGENRRKVRNDTLKWVLSEVLNDMREQNRCHIKYEVHQGCFHITVK
- a CDS encoding PhoH family protein produces the protein MIEKHIVLEEIDPVVFYGVNNSHLQMIKSLFPKLRIVARDNVIRVLGDEEEMAKIEEDIETMRLHVLKFNSITDEDILDIIKGKKTKAEATKDVLVYNISGRPIKSRSENQQKLIDAFEKTDMTFAVGPAGTGKTYLSIALAVKALKEKTAKKIILSRPAVEAGEKLGFLPGDMKDKIDPYLQPLYDALEDMIPTAKLQEMMEKHIIQIAPLAFMRGRTLSDAVVILDEAQNTTSQQIRMFLTRMGSSTRMIITGDITQIDLPRDQRSGLKEALKILEHVDGISIVNLTQKDIVRHKLVTRIVNAYDKFDKAKEKEREENNIKRAQRREHFNDEEEFAIFEKIDNDIN
- a CDS encoding phosphoribosylaminoimidazolesuccinocarboxamide synthase, coding for MKALTKTDFRFDGQKSVYHGKVRDVYNINDDLMVMVATDRISAFDVVLPKGIPFKGQVLNQIAAKFLDATSDICPNWKLATPDPMVTVGLKCEGFRVEMIIRSILTGSAWRSYSEGCRELCGVKLPDGMKENQYFPEPIVTPTTKADEGHDMNISKEEIISQGIVSKEDYEVMEDYTKKLFKRGQEIAKKQGLILVDTKYEFGKRDGKVYLIDEIHTPDSSRYFYADGYERKFNAGEPQKQLSKEFVRQWLIEHNFMNEPGQTMPEITDEYAESVSQRYIELYEHITGEKLDKTTESGDIAARIEKNVSEYLKIAKH
- the ubiE gene encoding bifunctional demethylmenaquinone methyltransferase/2-methoxy-6-polyprenyl-1,4-benzoquinol methylase UbiE, giving the protein MYKQEKIKPYGRDDDKGKLVEQMFDNIAPTYDTLNHRLSWDIDKGWRKKAIKQLAPFKPMNILDIATGTGDFAILSAKMLEPEALVGADISEGMMNVGRQKVIREGLQDVISFKKEDCLNLSFENDTFDAVTASFGIRNFQDLDKGLCEMYRVLKKGGHLSIVELTQPVGFPMHQLFKIYSHTILPTYGKLISKDCNAYEYLTATIEAFPQGEVMLEILHKAGFEEASFKRLTFGICTMYFATK
- a CDS encoding shikimate dehydrogenase family protein yields the protein MDKYGLIGMPLGHSFSIGYFNEKFENEKINAKYINFEIPNIETMPEIIATNPELKGLNVTIPYKEKVISYLDDISPEARAIGAVNVIRISHKGKNTILKGFNSDVIGFTRSIEPLIEKCHKKALVLGTGGASKAINYGLKSLGLETLFVSRSERPNAIQYNKITPELIQEYNVIVNCTPCGMYPHADECPDLPYEYMDNHTLLYDLIYNPDMTLFMQKGAKQGATVKNGLEMLLLQAFASWEFWNEDR
- a CDS encoding AIR synthase-related protein gives rise to the protein MDNRYMMRGVSAAKEDVHNAIKNIDKGIFPQAFCKIIPDILGGDPEYCNIMHADGAGTKSSLAYMYWKETGDLDVWKGIAQDAIVMNTDDLLCIGAVDNILVSSTIGRNKMLIPGDLISAIINGTDDLLAEMRNMGIGIYPTGGETADVGDLVRTIIVDSTVTCRMKRSDVIDNANIRPGDVIVGLSSTGQATYEKKYNGGMGSNGLTSARHDVFSKYLAEKFPESYDHAVPEELVFSGKYKLTDAVEGSPLNAGELVLSPTRTYAPVIKKILDKLRPEVHGMVHCTGGAQTKVLHFVSDNCKVIKDNMFPIPPLFRAIKECSGTDWKEMYQVFNMGHRMEIYVKPEFADEIIKISKEFNIDAQIVGHIEEGKKSLIIKSEFGTFEY